CTTTACCTGGCCAAGCAGCTGCCATCACTTCTCCGCCTTCAACTAATAACAAACGCAACCCAGTAACTGCTAACTCTCTACAAACAATGATTGCCACTACCCAAGTTGGTGCTTTTTGTTGCCCAACTAAAACAATAAAAGCTGTCATCACGAGCATTTTATCTGCTAATGGGTCAGCAAACTTACCAAAATTGGTAACTAAACCTCGTGCTCGAGCAATCTTGCCATCTAACCAATCAGTAATACTTGCCACCGCAAAAATAATTGCACCAACTAACTGAGTAACTGCTAAAGATGTTCCTGCTATTGTGATTGTTCCCCAATCCATTGGTATGCTAACGACAGCGATAAAAATTGGAATCATAAATATTCTAATGACTGTTAATTTATTTGGTAAATTCAATGCCTATTGCCCCTCTCTTCTCTTCCTTATTTTACGTTATCTTATAGAAGGTGTCACGAAAAAAGATACATTATCATTCTAAAGAGAGTTGTTTAAGTGTATTTGATTAAATACTCTCAATAAATGAGCGAGAAAAATGTTGGAAATGGTTTGTTCTCCATCCCAAATTTTTCTCGCTCATTTTTTCTGTGAACAATTTCTTTTATTGCGGTTGTTGAGACTGCTGTGGTTGTTCTGTTTGTGCATAAGCTACATTCATATTGATATTTCTTGGTCCAATTCCAGTATTATTCGGATTGAATTCTGCTTTTTGTCCATCTAATTTGAACTCCATATACTCAGATGCACCTAAACTTATGACCATTTGAGTTGTGCCTGCTGGTACTTCAACTGTTTTAGGCTGACCTGGCTGAATTGTTTCTTGATAGAAATAACCATTGTCATTGTTTGCCGCAGTCGCAATGTAAACACCGACCCAACAAGGTCCTGTCACAGCACTAAACTCAAGTTTCGCTGGATTTGCTACATTGACTGCACTCATATTGACAGTTGTACCAGATTCACTATCGAATTTTACTTCTGTTGGTGCTTTTGGTTCTGACGAAGAACTCGTCGAAGATTCTGTACTACTTGATGCAGGCGCTTGACTTGATTCAGAACTTGAACTTGCGCTTGAATCAGATTCTCTTATGATCTCAGAAGCTGGCGGCTGAATGATAGGTGTTGTTTGACGATCCTGCCATGTAATATAAAAAACAACAATTGCGATTGCTAATCCAATCAGTGAAAATATAACTGCAGGTAAACTACGCATAAAACGTTTAGCTGAGCTATGTTCATCATACATTTGCGTCCTTGACTCATCTAATGTTTCGTATTGGACCGCTGTTTCGATATCTTCTGGTTCATCTATTCCATCATAAATTTCTACTAATTCATTGCCATCTAATCCGACTGCACTTGCATACTGGCGAATAAATGCACGCACATAAAAAGTTCCGGGCATAGAGTCAAAATCATTTTCTTCGATTGCTATCAAATAGCGTTTTTGTGTTTTGGTAATTTGCTGCAGTTCATCTATTGACATATTTTGCTGCAGTCGTGCATCTCTTAATTTTTTTCCTATATTCACGCTGGCCACTCGTCCATCTTCTCCAGTCTCTCTAATTTATCAGTTTTGCCTACTATAAATCAGGCGATTTTTAGTCATGCAGCTTTTGGGTAAATAAGATAAAAAATCTCTGAATAGACTCTTATCCAACTGCTCTTTTGTATGGTTTAAAGTTTGTGTTTATTTTATGTAAAACAGTTAGGTAAAGTTCTCTTATTCTACTTGAATTACCTAATCAAATAGCTAGAAACTTCTAATTATCCAACTGTTCTAAGGATAACATAAAAAAATACTACTGAGGATAACATTTTTGAAAGTTTTGACTAAATATCGGACTTTTTTTGTTTGATATAATCGTTACTTCTCATCCTTACTTTTCTATCCTAGGATCTGATGATTTTTCTCATAGTGAGGAAAATCATCAGCATCTAACAAATAGTGTTTATTTTTTTGGATACATATAAAAACGACTTAAGCCATCTTTGTTTATAAACACTTGTGCTAATTCTTTAACATCAGATAGTTGAATACTTTCAATAACTTCTGGTGTATCAAATAGCGTAGTTTCACCATATAGTGATTGTGAAAATTGGTTTGCAATATATTCTAATGAATTTAATGACTGAAAATACTTGCCGATCATTTTCTTCTTCAATAAAGATAAATTCTCATCTGTTACTTCAGAACTTTTATCTGCCGTTAAAAGAATCTCCTCGATTCGTTCAGCCAATTGCTCAGGATGATCACTATCTCCACCAAAATCGGCAAAATGAAAGCTACGATCCAAATTAAATTCATAGCCAAAGCTATCGTCTAACAGCCCTTCATTGTACAAATTCAAATAGTTTTGTGACGTATTGCCAAATAGTAATTGGAACAGCAAATTCGCTGTAGTTTTGTATTTAAGCAGTTCTTTGCCATCTGTAGGAACTTCGTCTAACCCTTTTAAGCCAACAATAACTTTTGAACGGCTAATAGCCATAGAAAGAGAACTTTCCTTGATAATATCTGCTGCTGTTT
This genomic stretch from Enterococcus haemoperoxidus ATCC BAA-382 harbors:
- the pgsA gene encoding CDP-diacylglycerol--glycerol-3-phosphate 3-phosphatidyltransferase; protein product: MNLPNKLTVIRIFMIPIFIAVVSIPMDWGTITIAGTSLAVTQLVGAIIFAVASITDWLDGKIARARGLVTNFGKFADPLADKMLVMTAFIVLVGQQKAPTWVVAIIVCRELAVTGLRLLLVEGGEVMAAAWPGKVKTATQMVAIILLFINNIPFAAIGFPLDQIMLYVCLLFTIYSGVDYFVKNASVFKGSM
- a CDS encoding helix-turn-helix domain-containing protein; protein product: MNIGKKLRDARLQQNMSIDELQQITKTQKRYLIAIEENDFDSMPGTFYVRAFIRQYASAVGLDGNELVEIYDGIDEPEDIETAVQYETLDESRTQMYDEHSSAKRFMRSLPAVIFSLIGLAIAIVVFYITWQDRQTTPIIQPPASEIIRESDSSASSSSESSQAPASSSTESSTSSSSEPKAPTEVKFDSESGTTVNMSAVNVANPAKLEFSAVTGPCWVGVYIATAANNDNGYFYQETIQPGQPKTVEVPAGTTQMVISLGASEYMEFKLDGQKAEFNPNNTGIGPRNINMNVAYAQTEQPQQSQQPQ